A stretch of Corallococcus macrosporus DNA encodes these proteins:
- a CDS encoding CAP domain-containing protein gives MRRPSRFRPLPAAALLTPFLLLACIPDGDPDDSTSDAGTQEDGGTGTNTDGGTVELSQFARDMLEAHNAARAAAKPTPSPALEPLTWDPAVAEVAQKWASNCEFEHNPNRGNAGENIAWSSPNYWDTKGVVKAWVDEAADYDYSKNTCAAGEQCGHYTQVVWRNTRRLGCAMQRCTQNGSSSDFYVCNYAPPGNYVGQRPY, from the coding sequence ATGCGACGCCCTTCCCGCTTCCGCCCCCTGCCCGCCGCCGCCCTGCTCACGCCGTTCCTCCTGCTCGCCTGCATCCCTGACGGGGACCCGGACGACTCGACCTCGGACGCGGGCACCCAGGAGGACGGGGGCACCGGCACCAACACCGACGGGGGCACCGTGGAGCTCTCGCAGTTCGCCCGCGACATGCTGGAGGCCCACAACGCGGCCCGCGCCGCCGCGAAGCCCACGCCGTCCCCCGCGCTGGAGCCGCTCACGTGGGACCCCGCCGTGGCGGAGGTCGCCCAGAAGTGGGCGAGCAACTGCGAGTTCGAGCACAACCCGAACCGGGGCAACGCGGGGGAGAACATCGCCTGGTCCAGCCCGAACTACTGGGACACGAAGGGCGTGGTGAAGGCCTGGGTGGATGAGGCGGCGGACTACGACTATTCGAAGAACACCTGCGCCGCGGGCGAGCAGTGCGGCCACTACACGCAGGTGGTGTGGCGCAACACCCGCCGCCTGGGCTGCGCCATGCAGCGCTGCACCCAGAACGGCTCCAGCTCGGACTTCTACGTGTGCAACTACGCGCCGCCGGGCAACTACGTGGGCCAGCGGCCGTACTGA
- a CDS encoding CAP domain-containing protein translates to MALPVFRRGLAVLLLAPLLGCGASANAQRPVSSSTKQAATKAAARKAPSATPAPPEGTRKPLPSAAELKRDMVAAHNEARAKASRPTPKPALPALTWSDEAARKAESYAKECRFEHNPDRGTFGENLAAATPDTWNTAQVVKGWADESADYDYASGKCKAGKMCGHYTQVMWRTTKAVGCATRLCTKNSPFGSNVKTWQLWVCNYAPPGNWVGEKPY, encoded by the coding sequence ATGGCTCTTCCTGTGTTCCGTCGCGGGCTCGCCGTGTTGCTGCTGGCCCCGTTGCTCGGTTGTGGTGCCAGCGCGAACGCGCAGCGCCCGGTGTCCTCTTCCACGAAGCAGGCCGCGACGAAGGCCGCCGCGCGCAAGGCGCCTTCGGCCACGCCCGCGCCTCCGGAGGGCACGCGCAAGCCGCTGCCGTCCGCCGCGGAGCTGAAGCGCGACATGGTGGCCGCGCACAACGAGGCCCGGGCGAAGGCCTCACGTCCCACGCCGAAGCCGGCGCTGCCCGCGCTCACCTGGTCCGACGAGGCGGCGCGCAAGGCGGAGTCCTATGCGAAGGAGTGCCGCTTCGAGCACAACCCGGACCGGGGCACCTTCGGAGAGAACCTGGCCGCCGCGACGCCGGACACGTGGAACACCGCGCAGGTGGTGAAGGGCTGGGCGGACGAGTCCGCCGACTACGACTACGCCTCCGGCAAGTGCAAGGCCGGGAAGATGTGCGGCCACTACACGCAGGTGATGTGGCGCACCACGAAGGCGGTGGGCTGCGCGACGCGGCTGTGCACGAAGAACTCGCCCTTCGGAAGCAACGTGAAGACGTGGCAGCTCTGGGTGTGCAACTACGCGCCGCCGGGCAACTGGGTGGGTGAGAAGCCCTACTGA
- a CDS encoding AAA family ATPase: protein MKKTNTLTRLTIEKFRNVAPTTLEFRPGINVLLGRNATGKTTLLRLLSMLLDVPGEPLQDEPLSASWRVMGRILDFEQTTSRVRVEAPALPLEPGGTPERGSLPGLQYSGALRFEQDGDEVLRAELLPTELVLHHAGSSTREARHSSSPPITSIIASLWRNQGEASLELTSKLLHSRIRTSGRLDEGLDRFNETNRLNPEPDRHTARLSNLKLFFKRAGEEVSHEELSHGQKRLLAFFAHVDASPDLVISDELANGLHHEWISVCLDEIGERQAILTSQNPLLLDFLRFGGIEEVRRTFILCERMGSAANPRLIWRNLSEDEAGSFFLAYRTGLQRVSDILRTQGLE from the coding sequence ATGAAGAAGACGAACACGCTGACGCGGCTCACCATTGAGAAGTTCCGGAACGTCGCGCCGACGACGCTGGAATTCCGCCCGGGAATCAATGTGCTGCTGGGCAGGAACGCGACGGGGAAGACGACGCTCCTGCGCCTGCTCTCGATGCTGCTGGACGTTCCTGGAGAGCCACTTCAAGACGAACCCCTGAGTGCGAGCTGGCGCGTCATGGGCCGCATCCTCGACTTCGAGCAGACCACCTCCAGAGTGAGGGTTGAGGCGCCAGCGCTTCCCCTTGAACCCGGTGGTACCCCTGAGAGGGGCTCTCTCCCTGGCCTTCAGTACTCGGGGGCGCTGCGCTTTGAACAGGACGGCGATGAAGTCCTGAGAGCCGAATTACTGCCAACGGAGTTGGTGCTCCACCACGCGGGTTCTTCAACGCGTGAAGCACGCCATTCCAGCTCCCCACCCATCACGTCAATCATCGCAAGCCTCTGGAGGAATCAGGGCGAGGCTTCGCTAGAATTGACAAGCAAGCTCTTGCACAGCCGCATCCGGACGTCAGGAAGACTGGACGAAGGCCTGGACCGCTTCAACGAGACAAACCGTCTCAATCCCGAGCCGGACCGGCACACTGCACGACTGAGCAACCTCAAACTCTTCTTCAAACGCGCTGGCGAAGAGGTGTCCCACGAGGAGCTCAGCCATGGCCAGAAGCGCCTGCTCGCCTTTTTTGCTCACGTCGACGCGTCACCGGACCTTGTCATCTCGGATGAGCTCGCGAATGGCCTTCATCACGAGTGGATCTCCGTATGTCTCGATGAAATCGGCGAACGACAAGCCATCCTGACCAGTCAGAACCCGCTGCTGCTGGACTTCTTGCGCTTTGGCGGCATCGAAGAGGTCCGTCGCACCTTCATCCTCTGCGAGCGCATGGGGAGTGCCGCGAATCCGCGGCTCATCTGGCGCAATCTCTCCGAGGATGAAGCCGGGTCCTTCTTCCTCGCCTACCGGACCGGCCTTCAGCGGGTCTCCGACATCCTGCGAACCCAGGGCCTCGAGTGA
- a CDS encoding DUF1592 domain-containing protein, translating into MGLAAAVVLTASCNGSPPRARVLPGPDAPGPVDPQDAQCRSKARDPGRVTLHRLNRAEYDNTVRDLLGDTGSPARDFPPDDHGFGFDNNADVLSMSPLLMEKYSHAAQALVEAAWARGAFGACVLDPAQPEPCARELLKTFARRAWRRPVTNEEVERLVAFVTLARQHGDAPEVGVKLALRSVLVSPHFLFRVELDPAPASTAPHPVSDLELASRLSYFLWSSMPDEALLQVAEGGHLHEPEVLEAQVRRMLADPRARALVDNFAGQWLYTRALDSAQPVSRYGFDEPLREAMRQEMQLVFQEFVTGDHRLKDLLDAPFTYVNDRLAAHYGLPRPGTPAMTRVELTGHPERAGLFGKGSLLTVTANPDRTSPVKRGVWVLEQLLCKAPPPPPPDAGGLAPAVDPTLNIKARMAEHRANPGCSGCHTLMDPLGFGMENFDPVGRWRTKEEGGATVDSSGELPGGKTFQGIVEMRAVVKQDPDLSACMTRHLLTYALGRGAEEEDRCTVRDISQQAEARGGRLTDYILAIVRSDAFLRRRGEAEGPKP; encoded by the coding sequence GTGGGGCTCGCGGCGGCGGTGGTGCTGACCGCGAGCTGCAACGGGTCTCCTCCCAGGGCGCGGGTGCTGCCAGGGCCGGACGCGCCCGGCCCCGTGGATCCGCAGGACGCGCAGTGCCGCTCCAAGGCGCGCGACCCGGGCCGCGTCACGCTGCACCGCCTGAACCGCGCGGAGTACGACAACACCGTGCGCGACCTGCTGGGCGACACGGGCTCACCCGCGCGCGACTTCCCGCCGGACGACCACGGCTTCGGCTTCGACAACAACGCGGACGTGCTCAGCATGTCTCCGCTGTTGATGGAGAAGTACTCGCACGCGGCGCAGGCGCTGGTGGAGGCCGCGTGGGCGCGGGGCGCGTTCGGGGCCTGCGTGCTGGACCCCGCGCAGCCGGAGCCGTGCGCGCGGGAGCTGCTGAAGACCTTCGCGCGCAGGGCGTGGCGCCGGCCCGTCACGAATGAAGAAGTGGAGCGGCTGGTCGCCTTCGTCACGCTGGCCCGGCAGCATGGTGACGCGCCGGAGGTGGGCGTGAAGCTGGCGCTGCGCTCGGTGCTGGTGTCGCCCCACTTCCTCTTCCGCGTGGAGCTGGACCCCGCGCCCGCGTCCACCGCGCCGCACCCGGTGAGCGACCTGGAGCTGGCGAGCCGCCTGTCCTACTTCCTCTGGAGCAGCATGCCGGATGAGGCGCTGCTCCAGGTCGCGGAGGGCGGCCACCTGCATGAGCCGGAGGTGCTGGAGGCGCAGGTGCGGCGCATGCTGGCGGACCCCAGGGCCCGCGCGCTGGTGGACAACTTCGCGGGCCAGTGGCTCTACACGCGCGCGCTGGACTCCGCGCAGCCGGTGTCGCGCTACGGCTTCGACGAGCCACTGCGCGAGGCCATGCGCCAGGAGATGCAGCTCGTCTTCCAGGAGTTCGTCACCGGCGACCACCGGCTCAAGGACCTGCTGGACGCGCCCTTCACCTACGTGAACGACCGGCTGGCGGCGCACTACGGACTGCCCAGGCCGGGCACCCCCGCGATGACGCGCGTGGAGCTGACAGGCCACCCGGAGCGCGCGGGGCTCTTCGGCAAGGGCTCGCTGCTCACCGTCACCGCGAACCCGGACCGCACGTCCCCGGTGAAGCGCGGCGTCTGGGTGCTGGAGCAACTGCTGTGCAAGGCGCCGCCGCCGCCTCCTCCCGACGCGGGCGGGCTGGCCCCGGCGGTGGACCCGACGCTGAACATCAAGGCGCGCATGGCGGAGCACCGCGCGAACCCGGGCTGCTCGGGCTGTCACACGCTGATGGATCCGCTGGGCTTCGGCATGGAGAACTTCGACCCGGTAGGCCGCTGGCGCACGAAGGAGGAAGGCGGCGCGACGGTGGACTCCAGCGGCGAGCTGCCCGGCGGCAAGACGTTCCAGGGCATCGTGGAGATGCGCGCGGTGGTGAAGCAGGACCCGGACCTGTCCGCGTGCATGACGCGCCACCTGCTCACCTACGCGCTCGGGCGCGGCGCGGAAGAAGAAGACCGCTGCACCGTGCGCGACATCTCCCAGCAGGCGGAAGCCCGCGGCGGCCGCCTCACCGACTACATCCTCGCCATCGTCCGCAGCGACGCGTTCCTGCGGCGGCGCGGCGAGGCGGAAGGGCCCAAGCCATGA
- a CDS encoding FKBP-type peptidyl-prolyl cis-trans isomerase — translation MKKTILIAAMLSLTACQGQGAKPGETSATGTTTAGAAGAPQTEEQKTLYALGLSIGRSISVFDMTPQELEFVKAGLSAQVTGQKSDVDLETYGPKLQDLARERSLRKANAEKEKAKAFLAEKEKEPGAQKTESGLIYKETQAGTGAQPQASDVVKVHYKGTLSDGKEFDSSYKRGEPTQFPLQGVIKCWTEGLQKMKVGGKAQLVCPSDIAYGDRGAPPNIPGGAALVFEVELLEIVKPPEGAPGMPGMPGGMGAPPAPGAKPPPAAKPPPATK, via the coding sequence ATGAAGAAGACGATCCTGATCGCGGCGATGCTGAGCCTGACGGCCTGTCAGGGCCAGGGTGCGAAGCCGGGCGAGACCTCCGCCACCGGCACCACGACGGCGGGCGCCGCCGGCGCTCCCCAGACCGAGGAGCAGAAGACGCTGTACGCGCTGGGCCTGTCCATCGGCCGCAGCATCAGCGTGTTCGACATGACGCCGCAGGAGCTGGAGTTCGTGAAGGCCGGCCTCAGCGCCCAGGTCACCGGCCAGAAGTCCGACGTGGACCTGGAGACCTACGGTCCCAAGCTCCAGGACCTCGCGCGCGAGCGTTCGCTGCGCAAGGCCAACGCGGAGAAGGAGAAGGCCAAGGCCTTCCTCGCGGAGAAGGAGAAGGAGCCCGGCGCCCAGAAGACCGAGTCCGGCCTCATCTACAAGGAGACCCAGGCGGGCACCGGCGCCCAGCCCCAGGCCTCCGACGTCGTGAAGGTGCACTACAAGGGCACGCTCTCGGACGGCAAGGAGTTCGACTCGTCCTACAAGCGCGGTGAGCCCACGCAGTTCCCGCTCCAGGGCGTCATCAAGTGCTGGACCGAGGGCCTCCAGAAGATGAAGGTCGGCGGCAAGGCGCAGCTCGTGTGCCCCTCCGACATCGCCTACGGCGACCGCGGCGCGCCCCCGAACATCCCCGGCGGCGCCGCCCTGGTGTTCGAGGTGGAGCTGCTCGAGATCGTGAAGCCGCCCGAAGGCGCTCCCGGCATGCCCGGCATGCCCGGTGGCATGGGCGCGCCCCCGGCCCCCGGCGCGAAGCCGCCCCCGGCCGCCAAGCCGCCCCCCGCGACGAAGTAG
- a CDS encoding M3 family metallopeptidase: MAPAKGSESLAGTPDAFKALCKADLERAQAQVAALKKLDPKKSGQDVLKAYDEAQTAILNAANRSSLTHEVHPDAAMRDASRECEQQVDAASVALSQDRGVYDALSLVDLSKADAATQHWVSRTLLDFRRAGVDRDDATRAQVKTLNEEILKLGQQFGQNIAEDTRSVAFTPKDLDGLPEDYKKAHAPGADGKVVITSNYPDYFPFMTYAKNAKAREKLWRTYRQRAFPKNQAVLAQLIEKRNALAKLLGYDSYAAFTTETRMTRTQQAAADFIDQLAQATEARAKKEMADLLARKKKDVKGATVVEPWDQDYYEDRLRAEKFGFDSQAVRPYLEYARVKDGVMGITSSLWGVAFQPVKDAKTWHADVEAYDVVDNGKPLGRIYLDMHPRDDKYKHAAQFDLVTGEENKRLPEAVLVCNFPRPGDLMTHDEVGTFFHEFGHLMHTIFSGHQKWTPISGISMERDFVETPSMLLQQWAEQPEVLKSFAKHHETNEPIPAELVEKLRASKEFGQGLYARRQLFLSAVSLQYYSRAPGFDTTAVLAELQKKLSPFRHEYRDGTHFELAFGHLDGYSAAYYTYLWSSVIAKDLETKFQEAGYLDRDTAMHYRKTVLEPGGSKPAADQVKDFLGRPYAFDAYRAYLDGTAKTTGTAKETK; the protein is encoded by the coding sequence ATGGCGCCCGCCAAGGGCTCCGAGTCCCTGGCCGGCACGCCGGACGCTTTCAAGGCCCTGTGCAAGGCGGACCTGGAGCGCGCGCAGGCGCAGGTGGCCGCGCTGAAGAAGCTGGATCCGAAGAAGAGCGGCCAGGACGTCCTCAAGGCGTACGACGAGGCGCAGACGGCCATCCTCAACGCGGCCAACCGCTCCAGCCTCACGCACGAGGTGCACCCGGACGCCGCCATGCGCGACGCGTCCCGCGAGTGCGAGCAGCAGGTGGACGCGGCCAGCGTGGCGCTGTCGCAGGACCGCGGCGTCTATGACGCGCTGTCGCTGGTGGACCTGTCCAAGGCGGACGCGGCCACGCAGCACTGGGTGAGCCGCACGCTGCTGGACTTCCGCCGCGCGGGCGTGGACCGGGACGACGCCACGCGCGCCCAGGTGAAGACGCTCAACGAGGAGATTCTGAAGCTGGGCCAGCAGTTCGGGCAGAACATCGCGGAGGACACGCGCAGCGTGGCCTTCACGCCCAAGGACCTGGACGGGCTGCCGGAGGACTACAAGAAGGCGCACGCGCCCGGCGCGGACGGCAAGGTGGTCATCACCAGCAACTACCCGGACTACTTCCCGTTCATGACGTACGCGAAGAACGCGAAGGCGCGCGAGAAGCTGTGGCGCACCTACCGTCAGCGCGCGTTCCCCAAGAACCAGGCGGTGCTCGCGCAGCTCATCGAGAAGCGCAACGCGCTGGCGAAGCTGCTGGGCTACGACAGCTACGCGGCCTTCACGACCGAAACGCGCATGACGCGCACGCAGCAGGCGGCGGCGGACTTCATCGACCAGTTGGCGCAGGCCACGGAGGCCCGCGCGAAGAAGGAGATGGCGGACCTGCTGGCTCGCAAGAAGAAGGACGTGAAGGGCGCCACCGTGGTGGAGCCCTGGGACCAGGACTACTACGAGGACCGGCTGCGCGCGGAGAAGTTCGGGTTCGACTCGCAGGCGGTGCGGCCCTACCTGGAGTACGCGCGGGTGAAGGACGGCGTCATGGGCATCACCTCCAGCCTGTGGGGGGTGGCCTTCCAGCCGGTGAAGGACGCGAAGACGTGGCACGCCGACGTGGAGGCGTACGACGTGGTGGACAACGGCAAGCCGCTGGGCCGCATCTACCTGGACATGCACCCGCGCGACGACAAGTACAAGCACGCGGCGCAGTTCGACCTCGTCACCGGTGAAGAGAACAAGCGGCTGCCGGAGGCCGTGCTGGTGTGCAACTTCCCGCGCCCCGGCGACCTGATGACGCACGACGAGGTGGGCACGTTCTTCCACGAGTTCGGCCACCTGATGCACACCATCTTCTCCGGCCACCAGAAGTGGACGCCCATCTCCGGCATCTCCATGGAGCGCGACTTCGTGGAGACGCCGTCCATGCTCTTGCAGCAGTGGGCGGAGCAGCCGGAGGTGCTCAAGAGCTTCGCCAAGCACCACGAGACGAACGAGCCCATCCCCGCGGAGCTGGTGGAGAAGCTGCGCGCGTCGAAGGAGTTCGGCCAGGGCCTGTACGCGCGCCGCCAGCTGTTCCTGTCCGCGGTCAGCCTCCAGTACTACTCGCGCGCGCCGGGCTTCGACACGACCGCGGTGCTCGCGGAGCTGCAGAAGAAGCTGTCCCCCTTCCGTCACGAGTACCGCGACGGCACCCACTTCGAGCTCGCCTTCGGGCACCTGGATGGGTACTCGGCCGCGTACTACACGTACCTCTGGTCCTCCGTCATCGCGAAGGACCTGGAGACGAAGTTCCAGGAGGCGGGCTACCTGGACCGCGACACGGCCATGCACTACCGCAAGACGGTGCTGGAGCCCGGCGGCTCCAAGCCCGCCGCGGATCAGGTGAAGGACTTCCTCGGCCGGCCGTACGCCTTCGACGCCTACCGCGCGTACCTCGACGGCACCGCGAAGACGACGGGCACCGCCAAGGAAACGAAGTAG
- a CDS encoding dienelactone hydrolase family protein, with amino-acid sequence MKRLTWVLAAALMFTACATGKPSEVARAPSATGAVSEEEFKAMHTLRKDAAPERKGQQVELSDGSKAYLTLPPNAKGPLPAIIVIHEWWGLNEHVQAWADRLAAEGYAALAVDLYRGKVGTNPDEALALVKQVDDAQATKTLLAAHAFLKSDPRIQATRTGSIGWCFGGGWSLRTAMAIPELSAAVIYYGHPVTDPQELSTIKAQVLGIFGTKDKSIPPETVQAFEKALSEANVRSRVVEYDADHAFANPSGARYDERAAASAWAETSAFLARTLKR; translated from the coding sequence ATGAAGAGGCTCACGTGGGTGCTGGCGGCGGCGCTGATGTTCACAGCCTGCGCGACGGGCAAGCCGTCGGAAGTGGCGCGCGCGCCGTCCGCGACGGGCGCCGTCTCCGAAGAGGAGTTCAAGGCCATGCACACCCTGCGCAAGGACGCCGCCCCCGAGCGCAAGGGCCAGCAGGTGGAGCTGTCCGACGGCTCCAAGGCCTACCTGACCCTGCCGCCCAACGCGAAGGGCCCCCTGCCCGCCATCATCGTCATCCACGAGTGGTGGGGCCTCAACGAGCACGTGCAGGCCTGGGCGGACCGGCTGGCGGCGGAGGGCTACGCGGCGCTCGCGGTGGACCTCTACCGCGGCAAGGTGGGCACCAACCCCGACGAGGCGCTCGCGCTGGTGAAGCAGGTGGACGACGCGCAGGCCACCAAGACGCTGCTGGCCGCGCACGCGTTCCTCAAGAGCGACCCGCGCATCCAGGCTACGCGCACCGGCAGCATCGGCTGGTGCTTCGGCGGCGGCTGGTCCCTGCGCACCGCCATGGCCATCCCGGAGCTGAGCGCCGCGGTCATCTACTACGGCCACCCGGTGACGGATCCGCAGGAGCTGTCCACCATCAAGGCGCAGGTGCTGGGCATCTTCGGCACGAAGGACAAGTCCATCCCGCCGGAGACGGTGCAGGCCTTCGAGAAGGCCCTGTCGGAGGCCAACGTGCGCAGCCGCGTCGTGGAGTACGACGCGGACCACGCCTTCGCCAACCCGTCCGGCGCCCGCTACGACGAGCGCGCCGCCGCGTCCGCCTGGGCGGAGACATCCGCGTTCCTCGCGCGCACGCTCAAGCGTTGA
- a CDS encoding GlsB/YeaQ/YmgE family stress response membrane protein produces the protein MGLLGWIIFGFFAGLIARAVLPGNQRLGCIGTTLLGVAGAFVGGFLTSVWRGTNWRDPEPTGFGGAILGAIVLLLVSQAAFGGRSSR, from the coding sequence ATGGGGCTGTTGGGGTGGATCATCTTCGGCTTCTTCGCGGGGCTCATCGCCCGGGCCGTGCTGCCGGGGAACCAGCGCCTGGGGTGCATTGGCACCACGCTGCTGGGCGTCGCCGGGGCCTTCGTGGGCGGCTTCCTCACGTCCGTCTGGCGGGGCACCAACTGGCGTGACCCGGAGCCCACCGGCTTTGGCGGCGCCATCCTGGGCGCCATCGTCCTGCTCCTGGTGTCCCAGGCCGCCTTCGGCGGACGCTCCTCCCGGTAG
- a CDS encoding tetratricopeptide repeat protein, whose amino-acid sequence MAKESYRAQWERSRAYLETGDLGLALQELRDALTFAPDDAVLWEEIFNLSLLGGLTQNALAAALRLRQLAPENPNFIGLHAMAALLAGKLADALPLFEEVLQRDPESVEARRQLARALDVAGQRGRVRTLLEEAVARAPTDTGAPNDLAVHYLEHVPREGPALAASVLAPVLEAHPEDPTTHFNLALALRLGEPAKARHHAEQVLKGSDKELRTKAQQLLTMIPA is encoded by the coding sequence ATGGCGAAGGAGTCCTACCGCGCGCAGTGGGAACGCTCGCGGGCGTATCTGGAGACGGGGGACCTGGGGCTCGCGCTCCAGGAGCTGCGGGACGCGCTGACGTTCGCGCCGGACGACGCGGTCCTCTGGGAGGAGATCTTCAACCTGTCGCTGCTCGGCGGGCTCACCCAGAACGCCCTGGCCGCCGCGCTGCGGCTGCGCCAACTGGCGCCGGAGAACCCCAACTTCATCGGCCTGCACGCCATGGCGGCGCTGCTCGCCGGCAAGCTGGCGGACGCGCTGCCCCTCTTCGAGGAGGTGCTCCAGCGCGACCCGGAGTCGGTGGAGGCCCGGCGGCAGCTCGCGCGGGCGCTGGACGTCGCGGGCCAGCGCGGCCGGGTGCGCACGCTGCTGGAAGAGGCCGTCGCGCGGGCGCCCACGGACACGGGCGCGCCCAACGACCTGGCGGTGCATTACCTGGAGCACGTGCCGCGGGAAGGCCCGGCGCTCGCCGCCAGCGTCCTGGCCCCGGTGCTGGAAGCGCACCCCGAGGACCCCACCACGCACTTCAACCTGGCGCTGGCGCTGCGCCTGGGTGAGCCGGCGAAGGCCCGCCACCACGCGGAGCAGGTCCTCAAGGGCAGTGACAAGGAGCTGCGCACGAAGGCCCAGCAGCTCCTGACGATGATTCCGGCCTGA
- a CDS encoding DUF1552 domain-containing protein, giving the protein MNRTPVMSRRTLLRGMGALMALPLLDVMRPRTARAATPAPRRFVAFYTPCGIHMPKWTPGGEGAEWSLTPTLASLAPVKGDVLVLSGLDNLPGRPDGDGHHAAATAAFLSCVKARKTEGTNIRTGISMDQVLANAVGKATRYPSLELGIDQGKGIGNCDSGYACPYANNIAWAGPSTPVPKETKPRAAFERLFADFDPGVTQEELAKRKAYGLSIIDAVRDDAKALQGKLGTTDRRKLDEYFTGVRELELRVNAMDGAGPACGAVTAPADTEDVREKTKAMLDLIVLAFQCDLTRTCTFMLGNARSQRVYSFLGLSGEHHAYSHHQRAQANYDALVKIDKWEVEQFSYLLQRMKGVQEEGGTLLDHSAVYFSSEIADGNMHEHKNLPILLAGRAGGAIAPGRHIRYQGQPLANLYIALLNMLGVPTTTFGDDGTGPLPGLGA; this is encoded by the coding sequence ATGAACCGCACTCCCGTCATGTCCCGCCGGACGCTGCTGCGTGGCATGGGCGCGCTGATGGCGCTGCCCCTCCTGGACGTCATGCGCCCGCGCACGGCCCGCGCCGCCACGCCGGCCCCGCGCCGCTTCGTGGCCTTCTACACGCCGTGCGGCATCCACATGCCCAAGTGGACGCCCGGTGGCGAGGGCGCGGAGTGGTCCCTGACGCCCACGCTCGCGTCGCTGGCGCCGGTGAAGGGGGACGTGCTGGTGCTGAGCGGGCTGGACAACCTGCCCGGCAGGCCAGATGGCGACGGCCACCACGCCGCCGCGACGGCCGCGTTCCTGTCCTGCGTGAAGGCGCGCAAGACGGAGGGCACCAACATCCGCACCGGCATCTCCATGGACCAGGTGCTGGCGAACGCGGTGGGCAAGGCCACGCGCTACCCGTCACTGGAGCTGGGCATCGACCAGGGCAAGGGCATTGGCAACTGCGACTCCGGCTACGCGTGCCCGTACGCCAACAACATCGCGTGGGCGGGGCCGTCCACGCCCGTGCCCAAGGAGACGAAGCCCCGCGCGGCCTTCGAGCGGCTGTTCGCGGACTTCGACCCGGGCGTCACGCAGGAGGAGCTGGCGAAGCGCAAGGCGTACGGCCTGAGCATCATCGACGCCGTGCGCGACGATGCGAAGGCGCTCCAGGGGAAGCTGGGCACCACGGACCGGCGCAAGCTGGACGAGTACTTCACCGGCGTGCGCGAGCTGGAGCTGCGCGTGAACGCGATGGACGGCGCGGGCCCCGCGTGCGGCGCCGTCACCGCGCCCGCGGACACGGAGGACGTGCGCGAGAAGACGAAGGCGATGCTGGACCTCATCGTGCTCGCGTTCCAATGCGACCTGACCCGCACGTGCACCTTCATGCTGGGCAACGCGCGCAGCCAGCGCGTGTATTCGTTCCTGGGACTGTCCGGCGAGCACCACGCGTACTCGCACCACCAGCGGGCCCAGGCGAACTACGACGCGCTGGTGAAGATCGACAAGTGGGAGGTGGAGCAGTTCTCGTACCTCCTCCAGCGCATGAAGGGCGTGCAGGAGGAGGGCGGGACGCTGCTGGACCACAGCGCCGTGTACTTCTCCAGTGAGATCGCCGACGGCAACATGCACGAGCACAAGAACCTGCCCATCCTGCTCGCGGGCCGCGCGGGAGGCGCCATCGCGCCGGGACGGCACATCCGCTATCAGGGCCAGCCGCTGGCGAACCTCTACATCGCGCTGCTGAACATGCTCGGAGTGCCCACGACGACCTTCGGTGACGACGGCACGGGGCCCCTGCCCGGCCTGGGCGCGTAG